A single Cryptococcus neoformans var. grubii H99 chromosome 7, complete sequence DNA region contains:
- a CDS encoding pre-mRNA-splicing helicase BRR2, which yields MSKKGGRDLSQFNYGAMSSLVVNQDRSVVRNDEPTGAPESLVGRIDPKTMGSRVQTTAPKDLEKRKAKSKLTSADEVERSIRRAQEKSRAQFGTQGVLDTVAEMEGLRYRPRTAETREVYELLLGLTHTILGDQTQEIVRSAADTILESLKSEDLKEFDKRKDVESVLGQMDESTWAQLVSLGKKITDYVEEEEGGADERQQAVDQEGVAVLFEDDDEESEDDFEIGGNPSDEDEDEDEEEDEEESGAEAAEDGQDALVLGGKSSKKTATTDSDRVSPRDIDGFWLQRLIASYYPDPVQSSDFTSQALTLLSSDAELRDLENSLAEMFGYENFDLVAKLTKNRDVIVWCTKLARSNEDEKQDVEVAMREKGVGWILRELRGIAKKPDHASASVAIPKTATIQPGTIAQPRKTIDIDSLIFSEGGHLLTAKKVRLPEGSFKRQMKGYEEIHVPEPKRREPVVGELVPITKMPQWTWPVWESVKTRELNVIQSKVFPIAWGTSEPMLICAPTGAGKTNCAALTILRAISQFRDEATGFIDKDAFKIIYVSPMKALVQEQVDAFSKRFSSLGIRVAELTGDSQLTKQQISETQIIVTTPEKWDVITRKSTDTSYTNLVRLIIVDEIHLLHDDRGPVLESILSRTIRKMDQTHDDVRVVGLSATLPNYKDVATFLRVDPKQGLFYFDASYRPVGLKQQFIGVTEKKAIKRLQTINEVCYEKVLNYAGRSQTLVFVHSRKETAKTAAFLRDTAMEKETLTQFINPEGASREILIQEAAQCKDAKLKDLLPFGFGIHHAGMSREDRTTVEQLFFEGHIQVLCCTATLAWGVNLPAHTVIIKGTQVYNPEKGKWSELSPQDVLQMLGRAGRPQFDTYGEGIIITNHGELQYYTSLMNQQLPIESQFVSRMVDNLNAEIVLGNVRNRDEGVQWLGYTYLYVRMLESPKLYNVGADYQEGDDALVQKRADLIHSAAVLLEKGGLVRYDRATGVFQSTDLGRIASHYYIAYSSMSVYNKHLKPNMTMIDLFRVFALSNEFRLIPVRQEEKLELAKLLERVPIPVKEGVDESVAKVNVLLQAYISQLKLSGFDIVTDMVFIQQSAGRIIRAMFEICLKKGWAQPMRAALDLCKMVERRMWKSMTPLRQFPRINREIVQRAERKDFPWYRYFDLDAAELGELIGLPKSGAYIQSLVHKFPRLDLQAHVLPLTRSLLKINVTLTPDFQWDRNVHGASQAFWIIVEDVDGENVLYHDQFILRERFAEDEHYVTITVPISEPVPPNYYLSVISDRWLQAESKLPISFAHLIRPEPFPPHTPLLELQPLPITALHNKAFESLYPFEHFNKIQTQVFQALFTTDDNVFIGAPTGSGKTICAEFALLRLWSKKGKDVPRAVCIEPYQEMVDTRVAEWSNKFEGLEKVIVALTGESTADLALLRKADVVVCTPSQWDLLSRRWKTRKDVQNIGLLIADELQLIGGDVGSTYEVIVSRTRYVSQQTGITTRIVACSVSLSNARDLGDWIGASSQTVFNFSPAARPLPLEVHLQSFNVPHFPSLMLAMAKPAYLSMVEHSAGRPTICFVASRKQCKLTANDILTYCLADDDETRFLNVEREDLEPHLERLSDEDLKETLRYGIGYYHEALSKLDKKIVTTLFEEGAIKVLVASKDTAWSLPSTAYMVIIMGVQYFDGQEHRYVDYAIADILQMMGRACRPTIDTSSRCVLMCQQTRKDFFKKFLNEALPVESSLPSFLHDHFNAEIVARTIENKQDAVDWCTWTWFYRRLMQNPGFYNLQGTTPTHIGEYLSELVETTLNDLVNSDCIIIQDDMDTLPNNLGMIASFYYISYITVEIFSQSIKETTKLKGLLEIVSSAHEFETVPIRHHEDTLLERIYDRVPVKVAKVDYSSPYFKTFLLLQAHFSRTTLPPDLAIDQSTILGKIIGLLSAAVDVMSSKSLLGCLGAMDLSQMCVQAMWDRDSPLKQVPYFDADVLGRFKAKGLDSVYDIMELEDDERNDLLRMNDRQLARVAKFVNSYPNIEVSYHVEDASSLTSSDPVVLNITLDREADEGNPEDQVADAPHFPHKKMVSWWLVVGDEKTKSLYAIKKVTVKATLKTKLEFTLPEGEWNLKLFLICDSYAGADQDFDIETLKVVEGESSDEESSEEEMEVDN from the exons ATGTCCAAAAAAGGCGGTAGGGACCTTTCCCAGTTCAACTACGGGGCGATGAGCTCCCTCGTAGTGAACCAAG ATCGCTCGGTTGTGAGGAACGACGAACCCACGGGTGCTCCTGAATCCCTCGTAGGGCGTATTGATCCCAAAACTATGGGTTCACGCGTACAAACAACTGCACCTAAAGATCTTGAAAAACGAAAAGCTAAATCTAAACTCACTTCCGCCGATGAGGTCGAACGCTCCATCCGCCGAGCTCAAGAGAAGTCTCGCGCGCAATTCGGTACACAAGGGGTTCTAGACACGGTGGCTGAAATGGAAGGGTTGAGATATAGACCAAGGACAGCAGAGACAAGAGAGGTGTATGAGTTGTTACTTGGTTTAACTCACACGATTTTGGGCGACCAAACGCAAGAGATCGTGAGATCCGCTGCGGATACAATACTGGAATCACTGAAGTCGGAAGATTTGAAGGAGTTTGACAAACGAAAAGACGTCGAATCAGTACTCGGGCAGATGGATGAGTCTACCTGGGCTCAGCTTGTCAGCTTGGGTAAAAAAATTACAGATtatgtggaagaagaggagggtggGGCAGATGAAAGGCAGCAAGCAGTAGACCAAGAGGGCGTCGCGGTTCTTTTcgaggacgacgatgaggaaagcGAGGATGACTTTGAAATTGGTGGTAATCCGTcagacgaggacgaggacgaggatgaagaagaggatgaagaagagtcggGAGCGGAGGCTGCGGAAGATGGACAAGATGCGCTTGTTCTTGGTGGCAAATCATCGAAAAAGACTGCTACTACCGATTCCGACAGAGTTTCTCCTCGTGATATTGACGGCTTTTGGTTACAACGTCTCATCGCGTCCTACTATCCTGATCCTGTTCAGTCTTCCGACTTCACCTCTCAAGCGCTcactctcctttcttcgGATGCCGAACTTCGAGATCTCGAAAACAGTTTGGCGGAGATGTTTGGTTACGAAAATTTTGACTTAGTCGCCAAGTTAACGAAGAACAGGGATGTCATAGTTTGGTGTACGAAGCTCGCGAGGAGTaacgaggatgagaagcAGGACGTCGAGGTTGcgatgagagagaagggtgtTGGATGGATTCTTCGAGAGTTGCGTGGTATTGCCAAAAAGCCCGACCATGCGTCCGCTTCTGTTGCTATCCCTAAAACCGCCACCATTCAGCCTGGTACCATCGCCCAACCTCGCAAGACCATCGACATCGACTCTCTCATTTTTAGTGAAGGCGGTCATCTTCTTACTGCCAAGAAGGTCCGTCTTCCTGAAGGGTCTTTCAAGCGTCAGATGAAGGGTTACGAGGAAATTCATGTGCCCGAGCCGAAACGTCGTGAGCCTGTCGTAGGTGAATTGGTGCCGATTACCAAGATGCCGCAATGGACATGGCCTGTCTGGGAGAGCGTGAAGACCAGGGAATTGAACGTGATTCAGAGCAAAGTGTTCCCTATTGCTTGGGGAACAAGTGAGCCAATGTTAATTTGTGCTCCTACAGGTGCGGGAAAA ACCAACTGTGCCGCCCTGACCATTCTTCGAGCGATCTCCCAATTCCGCGACGAGGCCACTGGTTTCATTGACAAGGACGCCTTTAAGATTATCTACGTGTCTCCCATGAAGGCTCTTGTTCAAGAACAAGTTGACGCGTTTTCCAAGcgtttctcttcccttgGTATTCGCGTCGCAGAATTGACTGGCGATAGCCAGTTGACAAAGCAGCAAATCTCTGAAACTCAAATCATTGTCACCACCCCCGAGAAATGGGATGTCATCACCCGGAAGAGTACTGACACCAGCTACACCAACCTCGTGAGGCTGATTATCGTCGATGAGATTCATCTTTTGCACGATGACCGAGGACCTGTTTTGGAAAGTATTCTCTCGAGGACCATCAGAAAGATGGATCAGACACACGATGATGTCCGCGTCGTCGGTTTGTCTGCTACATTGCCAAATTACAAGGATGTTGCTACTTTCCTTCGTGTTGATCCCAAACAAGGACTTTTCTACTTTGACGCTTCCTACCGTCCGGTCGGTCTCAAGCAGCAGTTTATCGGTGTcactgagaagaaggcaatcAAGCGTTTGCAAACCATCAACGAGGTCTGCTACGAAAAAGTTCTCAACTACGCCGGCCGATCTCAGACCCTTGTATTTGTCCACTCTCGAAAGGAAACTGCCAAGACCGCCGCGTTCCTCCGTGATACTGCTatggaaaaggagacgTTGACTCAGTTCATTAACCCTGAGGGTGCCTCGCGTGAGATCCTTATCCAAGAAGCCGCACAATGCAAGGAtgccaagctcaaggaccTCTTGCCCTTCGGTTTCGGTATCCACCACGCCGGTATGTCTCGAGAAGACCGTACTACTGTCGAGCAATTATTCTTCGAGGGTCACATCCAGGTTTTGTGCTGTACCGCTACGCTAGCTTGGGGTGTTAACCTTCCTGCTCACACCGTTATTATCAAAGGTACCCAGGTGTACAACCCTGAAAAGGGTAAATGGTCCGAGCTCTCACCTCAAGATGTCCTTCAGATGCTTGGTCGTGCTGGTCGACCACAGTTCGATACTTATGGTGaaggtatcatcatcaccaacCATGGAGAATTGCAGTATTATACAAGTTTAATGAACCAACAGTTGCCGATTGAGAGTCAGTTCGTGAGCAGGATGGTTGACAACTTAAATGCCGAGATTGTGCTTGGAAATGTCAGAAATAGGGACGAAGGTGTGCAGTGGTTGGGCTATACTTATTT ATATGTGCGAATGTTGGAGTCTCCCAAGCTGTACAATGTGGGCGCAGACTACCAGGAGGGCGATGACGCGCTCGTTCAGAAGCGAG CCGATCTGATCCATTCCGCTGCTGTCCTTCTCGAAAAGGGAGGTCTCGTTCGCTATGACCGTGCTACTGGTGTCTTCCAGTCTACCGACCTTGGCCGTATTGCCTCGCACTACTACATTGCGTACTCTTCAATGTCCGTGTACAACAAGCACCTTAAGCCTAATATGACTATGATCGACCTCTTCCGAGTGTTCGCTTTGAGCAACGAGTTCAGACTGATCCCTGTcaggcaagaagaaaaactCGAGTTGGCCAAGCTGCTTGAGAGGGTGCCGATACCCGTGAAGGAGGGTGTGGACGAATCTGTGGCCAAGGTGAATGTGCTTTTGCAAGCGTATATCTCACAGCTTAAGCTCTCCGGATTCGACATCGTCACGGACATGGTTTTCATCCAACAATCTGCTGGCCGTATCATCCGCGCCATGTTTGAAATCTGTCTCAAAAAGGGCTGGGCTCAACCGATGCGAGCTGCTCTTGACCTGTGTAAAATGgttgagagaaggatgtggAAGTCTATGACTCCGCTCAGGCAATTCCCTAGGATCAACCGTGAGATTGTTCAGCGTGCGGAAAGGAAGGACTTCCCTTGGTACAGGTACTTTGACCTTGACGCCGCTGAACTAGGAGAGTTGATCGGCTTGCCCAAGAGCGGAGCCTACATCCAGTCTCTTGTTCACAAGTTCCCCCGACTCGATCTTCAAGCTCATGTCCTGCCCCTCACTCGATCTCTTCTCAAGATCAACGTCACTCTTACTCCTGACTTCCAGTGGGATCGTAATGTACATGGCGCCAGTCAAGCATTTTGGATCATCGTGGAGGACGTGGATGGCGAGAATGTTCTTTATCACGACCAGTTTATCTTACGAGAGAGGTTCGCGGAGGATGAGCATTATGTGACCATCACCGTCCCCATCTCTGAGCCTGTACCTCCCAACTACTATCTGTCTGTCATTTCTGATAGGTGGTTACAAGCGGAGAGCAAGTTACCCATCTCGTTCGCTCATTTGATCAGGCCCGAaccatttcctcctcacACCCCTTTGCTTGAACTCCAACCTTTGCCGATTACAGCGCTTCATAACAAGGCTTTTGAGTCTCTTTATCCTTTCGAGCACTTCAACAAGATCCAAACCCAAGTCTTCCAGGCCCTTTTCACTACTGACGACAATGTCTTCATCGGTGCGCCTACAGGAAGCGGAAAAACTATTTGTGCGGAGTTTGCGTTGTTGAGACTTTGGAGCAAGAAGGGTAAGGATGTGCCGAGGGCGGTATGCATCGAGCCTTACCAGGAAATGGTGGATACTCGAGTGGCGGAATGGTCTAACAAGTTTGAGGgactggagaaggtgatCGTCGCCCTCACCGGGGAATCGACGGCCGATCTGGCGCTATTGCGAAAAGCGGATGTTGTTGTCTGTACTCCTTCACAGTGGGATTTGCTTTCTCGAAGATGGAAGACAAGGAAGGATGTGCAGAACATTGGGCTGCTGATTGCCGATGAGCTTCAATTAATCGGCGGTGATGTGGGTTCTACCTACGAGGTGATTGTTTCCAGAACGAGATATGTATCTCAACAGACGGGGATCACCACCAGAATTGTAGCCTGCAGTGTGAGCTTAAGCAATGCTAGGGATTTGGGTGATTGGATCGGAGCTAGTAGCCAAACCGTGTTTAACTTTTCTCCTGCCGCTCGACCTCTCCCTCTCGAGGTGCATTTGCAGTCTTTCAACGTGCCTCACTTCCCCTCTCTCATGCTTGCTATGGCCAAACCCGCCTATCTCTCTATGGTGGAACACTCTGCTGGCCGGCCGACCATCTGCTTCGTTGCCTCGCGCAAGCAATGTAAGCTCACTGCCAACGATATCCTTACGTACTGCCTTgcggatgacgatgagacTCGATTCCTCAAtgttgagagagaagatttGGAGCCGCACTTGGAGAGATTGAGCGACGAGGATTTGAAGGAGACCTTGAGGTACGGTATTGGATACTATCACGAGGCTCTGAGCAAGTTGGACAAAAAGATTGTCACTACATTGTTCGAGGAGGGAGCTATCAAGGTGCTTGTGGCCTCTAAG GACACTGCTTGGAGTCTCCCTTCGACTGCTTATAtggtcatcatcatgggTGTCCAATATTTCGATGGCCAGGAGCACCGATACGTTGATTATGCCATCGCCGATATCCTCCAAATGATGGGCCGAGCTTGTCGCCCAACGATTGACACCTCTTCGCGGTGCGTGTTGATGTGTCAGCAGACCCGAAAGGACTTCTTCAAAAAGTTCTTAAACGAGGCATTGCCGGTCGAGTCAAGTTTACCGAGCTTCTTGCACGATCACTTCAACGCCGAGATTGTAGCGAGGACTATCGAGAATAAGCAGGATGCTGTTGATTGGTGTACTTGGACCTGGTTCTACAGGAGGTTAATGCAGAATCCCGGA TTTTACAACCTACAGGGCACCACACCTACTCATATTGGCGAATACCTATCTGAACTTGTCGAAACCACCTTGAATGACTTGGTCAACTCGGATTGCATTATCATCCAAGACGATATGGACACCCTCCCCAACAACTTAGGTATGATTGCATCCTTTTACTACATCTCATACATCACCGTCGAAATCTTCTCTCAATCCATCAAAGAAACTACCAAACTCAAGGGCTTGCTTGAAATTGTCTCTTCAGCGCATGAGTTTGAGACCGTTCCGATCAGGCACCATGAAGACACTCTTCTTGAGAGGATTTACGACCGTGTGCCTGTTAAGGTTGCCAAAGTCGATTACAGCTCACCCTATTTCAAAACTTTCCTCCTGCTTCAAGCTCATTTCAGCCGCACGACCCTTCCTCCCGACTTGGCTATCGATCAATCTACTATTCTTGGCAAGATAATCGGTCTTCTTTCAGCCGCTGTGGATGTTATGTCCAGCAAGAGTTTGCTTGGATGTTTGGGTGCGATGGACCTTAGTCAAATGTGTGTGCAGGCGATGTGGGATAGGGATTCACCTTTGAAGCAGGTGCCCTACTTTGACGCCGACGTCCTTGGGAGATTCAAGGCCAAGGGTTTGGACTCCGTGTATGACATCAtggagctggaagatgatgaaaggaatgatttgttgaggatgaatgaCAGACAGCT TGCGCGAGTTGCCAAGTTCGTCAATTCTTATCCTAATATTGAGGTTTCTTACCACGTCGAAGACGCCTCTTCTCTTACCTCTTCCGACCCTGTCGTGCTCAATATTACCCTGGATCGCGAAGCTGACGAAGGCAACCCTGAAGACCAAGTGGCCGATGCACCCCACTTCCCTCATAAGAAGATGGTCTCATGGTGGCTCGTGGTGGGTGACGAAAAGACCAAATCGTTGTACGCGATCAAGAAGGTCACTGTTAAAGCGACACTTAAGACTAAGCTTGAATTCACACTCCCTGAAGGAGAGTGGAACTTGAAGCTGTTCTTGATCTGTGATAGCTATGCAGGAGCGGACCAGGACTTTGATATCGAGACTCTTAAGGTAGTGGAAGGGGAGAGCTCTGACGAGGAGTCatcagaggaggagatggaggtggaTAATTAG
- a CDS encoding cytoplasmic protein, with translation MPTRVTPGVTMVDDGPSVVVPPINFSLVAPGVYRSGHPNRKNFPFLKRLKLKGIIYVEGSDPYRQDSLDFVQSQNLELYRFDFSNESDLYTPEGKERMEALLKVLLDKRNYPLLVHDDTGKGSCTLVCALIRRFQSWSLTGLFAEGDMFAGPAGGAEGVGLGETGMEFIAAFQPKLVNYDRTWRPDWADY, from the exons ATGCCAACTAGGGTGACGCCCGGGGTAACAATGGTTGACGACGGTCCATCAGTGGTTGTTCCGCCCATCAACTTCTCGCTTGTTGCTCCAGGCGTATACCGTTCAGGACATCCCAACCGCAAAaacttcccttttctcaaAAGGCTCAAACTCAAGGGCATCATCTATGTCGAAGGATCTGATCCTTACCGGCAAGACTCGCTCGATTTCGTTCAATCGCAAAATCTCGAACTGTACCGCTTCGACTTCAGCAATGAATCCGATTTGTACACTCCAGAAGGCAAAGAACGCATGGAGGCTCTACTGAAGGTTCTATTGGACAAGAGAAATTATCCCCTGCTGGTCCATGATGATACTGGCAAAGGAAGTTGCACTCTAGTGTGCGCTTTGATCAGAAGGTTTCAGTCTTGGAGTCTGACAGGTCTCTTTGCGGAGGGGGATATGTTTGCTGGACCCGCAGGAGGAGCGGAAGGTGTTGGACTAGGGGAGACTGGAATGGAG TTCATTGCCGCATTTCAACCAAAGCTGGTGAATTACGACCGCACATGGCGACCAGATTGGGCTGACTATTGA